The genomic interval TTGCGGCGCAGCAGAGGGTGCGGAGGATAACGGCGGCCAGCCCGTCAGCCACGTGCCGCCAACAACGAGCCCGGCGGCGACCGCACCGGCGACCGCGGCGATCACGGCCGACAAAGCGCGGGACGGTGCGCGCGGAGGAGCCGGCTGCTCGCCGATGGGCTGTCGATCGTCAGCCGCTCCGTCCGCATCCCCTGAACCGGCATCATCCGCCGTCCCGGAAATTCGGTTGGCTTCGAGGTCTGCGGGAGACGAGAGGTCCTGCCAGCCCGCGTCCCCGGGACCGGCATGATCCGCTGACGCGGAAGCTCCAGTCGTTTCAATGTCCGTGGGAAGCGAATGCTTTTGCGAGCTCCCCTCCTGCGACACGTCATCGTGCCTGTCGTCTGCCATCGTCACGGTTCCCCATTGCGGCGACACATCAGTATCAGATCGAGACCCATCTCCCTATTACCGCGATAACGGCCGTAACGCACTAGTTACCGCGATAGCGGCTTACCGCGATAGCGGCCGCAACGCACAATCCAGCGCCTCCAATACCGCATTTTCGGCCGGCGCGCGCGCCATTACCACATGGGGAGCGCCGGCGTCTCGCAGAATCGAGGCCACGGTGCCGGAGATGCAACATTGCGGGACCGCCAAAGCCGATATCTCGACGCCCCCGGTGCGGACGGCGTCCAGGAACGCCCGGGCGCTGCGTCGCGAATAGTGCAGCACCGCCGATATCCGGTGCGCGGCAAACGCATCACAGACCTCGCGCGACAGGATCGCCACCGGCGCCATCCGGTAACACGTCGCCGTCACGACAGCCAAACCGCGCGCTCCGAGCTCTCCGGCGAGATCGCATGAGCGATCGGCCGCTGCGAGATAAAGAATCCTCGCCCCCTTCGCCAGGGGTTTCGCGCGAGCACTCTTTATAATGAGTTCGCGCAATGCCACCGCATCTCCGCCTGCCGCGACCACATCCTGAAATCCGGCCTGGCGCGCGGCCTCCGCGGTGTGCCGGCCCACCGCGAACACCGCCAGCTTCAGCAGCGACTCTCGAGCCGGATGGGCGGCGAGCGCGCGCAACGCGTTGCCGCTGGTCACGACGACGGCGCCATAGCGCGCATCCGGATCGATTTCGAAAGCGACCGCCTCGAAGCGCAACACCGGCGACAACAGAACCTCAAGCCCCCTCGCCCGCAGGACGGCGGCGGTGGCTTCATTGTCCGGTTCAGGTCGCGTGACGAGAACCGCCACGCCTCAGGCTCCGGCGAACAGCGTGAAGAATTTCTCGCCTGCGCGCTCGCGCAATTCATGCGCCGCGTCCGCACCAAGCGCGGCGGCATCCGCGCGCGCGCCTTCGCGCGTGGTCTCGTAGGACTGCGTGCCGTCGGGAGAAATAATGAGGCCGCGGAAATGAATGCGGTCGCCGTTGACGCGACAATGGCCGCCGATCGGCGTGCGGCAGGAGCCGTCGAGCAGCGCCAGAAAGCTTCGCTCGGCGCTCAAAGCCACTTCCGTATCAGAATCGCCGATCGCCTTTACGAACGCGTTGATGCGGTCGTCGTCACGCCGCGATTCGATCGCGATGGCGCCCTGCCCGACCGCCGGCAGGAATT from Nitrobacter sp. NHB1 carries:
- a CDS encoding uroporphyrinogen-III synthase yields the protein MAVLVTRPEPDNEATAAVLRARGLEVLLSPVLRFEAVAFEIDPDARYGAVVVTSGNALRALAAHPARESLLKLAVFAVGRHTAEAARQAGFQDVVAAGGDAVALRELIIKSARAKPLAKGARILYLAAADRSCDLAGELGARGLAVVTATCYRMAPVAILSREVCDAFAAHRISAVLHYSRRSARAFLDAVRTGGVEISALAVPQCCISGTVASILRDAGAPHVVMARAPAENAVLEALDCALRPLSR